One region of Catenuloplanes indicus genomic DNA includes:
- a CDS encoding MFS transporter, with protein sequence MRRAPALSFLLVTVFLDMLGLALIVPVMPALMAGLTADAGSAVLWSGVLGSVYGLLQFAVSPLLGRLSDRYGRRPVLLASLTLLGVDWLAHALADSPWTLLLFHALAGACAGTNTVVNAYLADVTPPAGRARAYGLAGAAYGLGFMAGPVLGGLLGAAGVRLPFLAAAGLSLANVAYGWFVLPESRAGDRSTTLTLRGANPVAAIAAVLRRPVLGRLARARFLADAGRMTHQSVWTFFVAYQFAWSTAHIGVVMAVNAVTVAVVQTRATGPIARRLGDRRAAVAGSLLVAASFLGTGLATAPWMLYLSLAVGVPGVLAVAATMSWISRRIGDGEQGTVQGALSGVSAAAETIVPVTAGAIFGTSLAYGRPGLVFVLAAILAATSALLLARTPDER encoded by the coding sequence ATGCGCCGGGCACCCGCCCTCTCGTTCCTGCTCGTCACCGTTTTCCTCGACATGCTCGGGCTCGCCCTGATCGTGCCGGTCATGCCCGCGCTGATGGCCGGCCTGACCGCGGACGCGGGCTCGGCCGTGCTCTGGTCCGGTGTGCTCGGGTCGGTCTACGGCCTGCTCCAGTTCGCCGTGTCGCCGCTGCTCGGGCGGCTCTCCGACCGGTACGGGCGACGGCCGGTCCTGCTGGCGTCGCTGACCCTGCTCGGCGTCGACTGGCTGGCGCACGCGCTCGCGGACAGCCCGTGGACGCTGCTGCTGTTCCACGCGCTCGCCGGTGCCTGCGCCGGCACGAACACCGTGGTCAACGCATACCTCGCGGACGTGACCCCACCGGCGGGCCGGGCCCGGGCGTACGGCCTGGCCGGTGCCGCGTACGGGCTCGGCTTCATGGCCGGGCCGGTGCTCGGCGGCCTGCTCGGCGCGGCCGGCGTACGCCTGCCGTTCCTCGCCGCGGCCGGGCTGTCGCTGGCGAACGTCGCGTACGGCTGGTTCGTGCTGCCCGAGTCCCGCGCCGGTGACCGGAGCACCACGCTGACGCTGCGCGGCGCGAACCCGGTCGCGGCGATCGCGGCCGTGCTGCGCCGCCCGGTGCTCGGCCGGCTCGCCCGGGCGCGTTTCCTGGCCGACGCCGGCCGAATGACGCACCAGTCCGTCTGGACGTTCTTCGTCGCATACCAGTTCGCCTGGAGCACCGCGCACATCGGCGTCGTCATGGCGGTCAACGCGGTGACGGTCGCGGTGGTCCAGACGCGCGCGACCGGCCCGATCGCCCGGCGCCTCGGCGACCGGCGTGCCGCCGTGGCCGGCAGCCTGCTCGTCGCCGCGTCGTTCCTGGGCACCGGCCTGGCGACCGCGCCGTGGATGCTCTACCTGTCACTGGCCGTGGGCGTGCCCGGCGTGCTCGCGGTCGCGGCCACGATGTCCTGGATCTCCCGCCGGATCGGCGACGGCGAGCAGGGCACCGTGCAGGGTGCGCTGTCCGGCGTCTCCGCGGCCGCGGAGACGATCGTCCCGGTGACCGCGGGCGCGATCTTCGGCACCTCGCTGGCGTACGGCCGGCCGGGCCTGGTGTTCGTCCTCGCCGCGATTCTCGCCGCCACGTCGGCGCTGCTGCTCGCCCGGACGCCGGACGAACGCTGA
- a CDS encoding dihydrofolate reductase family protein → MGSIHVDLFTTLDLVAQAPGGPEEDPAGGFAFGGWQAPLFDEVTGEQVMAGMRGMDALLLGRRTYEIFAGHWPQRDNEIATLFNRIPKYVASRGKPDLTWAGSTPLGPDPADGIRALRDRHEKIHVIGSLDLVQTLLRERLFDRLNLWLYPITLGTGKKVFDGGAVPANLELLDAPAVSPSGAVLLRYGLRPGTPATGDMAAE, encoded by the coding sequence ATGGGCAGCATTCACGTCGACCTGTTCACCACGCTCGACCTGGTCGCGCAGGCGCCGGGCGGGCCGGAGGAGGACCCGGCGGGCGGTTTCGCGTTCGGCGGCTGGCAGGCGCCGCTGTTCGACGAGGTGACCGGCGAGCAGGTGATGGCCGGTATGCGTGGCATGGATGCGCTGCTGCTGGGCCGCCGGACGTACGAGATCTTCGCCGGGCACTGGCCGCAGCGCGACAACGAGATCGCGACGCTGTTCAACCGCATCCCGAAGTACGTGGCCTCGCGCGGCAAGCCGGACCTGACCTGGGCCGGCTCGACCCCGCTCGGCCCGGACCCGGCGGACGGGATCCGGGCGCTCCGGGACCGGCACGAGAAGATCCACGTCATCGGCAGCCTGGACCTGGTGCAGACGCTGCTGCGCGAGCGCCTGTTCGACCGGCTGAACCTGTGGCTCTACCCGATCACGCTCGGTACCGGGAAGAAGGTCTTCGACGGCGGTGCGGTCCCGGCCAACCTGGAGCTGCTGGACGCACCGGCCGTCTCGCCGTCCGGCGCGGTCCTGCTGCGGTACGGTCTGCGCCCCGGCACGCCGGCGACCGGCGACATGGCCGCGGAGTGA
- a CDS encoding siderophore-interacting protein codes for MSHQERRRRLEVLRVESLSPTMRRIVLGGPELEADFPWLPLASADHVRVVVPDETTGELTLPAPGRRDATAIRDYTPRRFDPVAGELTIDFVLHAHGPAGRWAITAAPGDALGVIGPRVGQVFPADCDDYLLIADETGLPAAERFLEELPPEAIIRMLVLAGGPRRTLGGGRAADIRWLGTVPDAAVVEAVAAIPIVPGSFVWGAGEAAVMRALRTHLRHDRGLPAERVAVRGYWREGAVGGSAD; via the coding sequence GTGTCCCACCAGGAACGACGGCGGCGGCTCGAGGTGCTCCGGGTGGAGTCGCTGAGCCCCACCATGCGGCGGATCGTGCTCGGCGGGCCGGAGCTGGAGGCCGACTTCCCGTGGCTGCCACTGGCCTCGGCCGACCACGTACGGGTGGTCGTGCCGGACGAGACCACCGGCGAGCTGACGCTGCCCGCGCCCGGCCGCCGGGACGCGACCGCGATCCGCGACTACACGCCGCGCCGCTTCGACCCGGTCGCCGGCGAGCTGACCATCGACTTCGTGCTGCACGCGCACGGCCCGGCCGGCCGGTGGGCGATCACGGCCGCACCCGGCGACGCGCTGGGCGTGATCGGCCCGCGCGTCGGCCAGGTCTTCCCGGCCGACTGCGACGACTACCTGCTGATCGCGGACGAGACCGGCCTGCCGGCCGCCGAGCGCTTCCTGGAGGAGCTGCCGCCGGAGGCGATCATCCGGATGCTGGTGCTGGCCGGCGGCCCGCGGCGCACGCTGGGCGGCGGCCGCGCCGCGGACATCCGCTGGCTCGGCACGGTCCCGGACGCGGCTGTGGTCGAGGCGGTCGCCGCGATCCCGATCGTCCCCGGCTCGTTCGTCTGGGGCGCCGGCGAGGCCGCGGTGATGCGCGCACTCCGTACCCACCTGCGCCACGACCGCGGCCTGCCCGCCGAGCGGGTGGCGGTCCGCGGCTACTGGCGCGAGGGCGCGGTCGGCGGCTCCGCCGACTGA
- a CDS encoding helix-turn-helix transcriptional regulator has translation MPKTSARLLSLLSLLQARRDWPGTLLADRLGISLRTVRRDVDRLRELGYPIAAMKGPDGGYRLGAGTDLPPLLFDDEQAVALTVALQIAATTPGNGTAEAAARALHTVRQVLPARLRQRIGALEVTAIERPTTRPPSPVDGDVLLTLSAAVHARETLRFDYGDRADRPPRRAEPHAVVTWDGRWYLVAWDLDRDDWRTFRADRIRPWTPNGPRFTRRELPGGDVAAFVADRFQGGTPCRGTVVLALPAATVSLYTRDGVVEELGPDRCRLTLGSWSWTALAAAIARYDADVEVVGPPELTAAFTHLARRFGRTAGV, from the coding sequence ATGCCGAAGACCTCCGCCCGCCTGCTCTCGCTGCTGTCGCTGCTGCAGGCCCGCCGTGACTGGCCCGGAACGCTGCTGGCCGACCGGCTGGGCATCAGCCTGCGCACGGTCCGCCGCGACGTGGACCGCCTGCGCGAGCTCGGCTATCCGATCGCGGCCATGAAGGGTCCGGACGGCGGCTACCGGCTCGGCGCCGGCACCGATCTGCCGCCGCTGCTGTTCGACGACGAGCAGGCGGTGGCGCTCACCGTCGCGCTGCAGATCGCGGCGACCACGCCCGGCAACGGTACGGCCGAGGCCGCGGCCCGCGCGCTGCACACCGTCCGGCAGGTGCTGCCGGCCCGGCTGCGGCAACGCATCGGCGCGCTCGAGGTCACCGCGATCGAGCGCCCCACCACCCGCCCACCGTCCCCGGTCGACGGCGACGTGCTGCTGACGCTCAGCGCGGCCGTGCACGCCCGCGAGACGCTGCGCTTCGACTACGGGGACCGTGCCGACCGGCCGCCGCGCCGGGCCGAGCCGCACGCGGTGGTGACCTGGGACGGCCGCTGGTACCTGGTCGCGTGGGACCTTGACCGGGACGACTGGCGCACGTTCCGGGCCGACCGGATCAGGCCGTGGACGCCGAACGGCCCCCGCTTCACCCGCCGCGAGCTGCCCGGCGGCGACGTGGCCGCGTTCGTCGCGGACCGCTTCCAGGGCGGCACGCCGTGCCGGGGCACGGTGGTCCTCGCGCTCCCGGCCGCGACCGTGTCGCTCTACACCCGGGACGGCGTGGTCGAGGAACTCGGCCCGGACCGGTGCCGGCTCACGCTCGGCTCCTGGTCCTGGACCGCGCTGGCGGCCGCGATCGCGCGCTACGACGCGGACGTCGAGGTGGTCGGCCCGCCCGAACTCACCGCCGCCTTCACCCACCTGGCCCGCCGCTTCGGCCGTACCGCCGGGGTCTGA
- a CDS encoding CPBP family intramembrane glutamic endopeptidase — MSIRVKGILVFLAVAFGGTWSYLLVARLGFGLSLVNPLVQLPGAMMPAIAAVVVRRWVTREGFADAGLRPRWHWTWLAAWLLPVAVTVLMLAIAAVSGWWRPGGELGVVVFAMGLAVVCAPLYWGEEFGWTSFLWPRLVPGRPMASMWATGLIWAVWHYPLAFLGYTALPDHTVSMGLWTAVFVLYEVMLVWLYAKSGTVWVPTLAHAGNNMVTGLLSEELLGSVSDRGVLVCTVLALAVVCLPMLRSRVFRRPFRATAAPAPRLH, encoded by the coding sequence GTGTCCATACGTGTCAAGGGAATCCTCGTCTTTCTGGCCGTCGCGTTCGGCGGCACCTGGTCGTACCTTCTGGTCGCTCGTCTGGGTTTCGGTCTGTCGCTGGTGAATCCGCTGGTGCAGCTGCCAGGCGCGATGATGCCGGCGATCGCCGCGGTCGTGGTACGGCGGTGGGTGACCCGCGAAGGGTTCGCGGACGCCGGACTGCGCCCGCGGTGGCACTGGACGTGGCTCGCGGCCTGGCTGCTGCCGGTCGCGGTGACCGTGCTGATGCTGGCGATCGCGGCGGTGTCCGGGTGGTGGCGGCCGGGCGGCGAGCTGGGCGTCGTGGTGTTCGCGATGGGGCTCGCGGTCGTCTGCGCGCCGCTCTACTGGGGTGAGGAGTTCGGCTGGACCAGCTTCCTGTGGCCGCGGCTGGTGCCGGGGCGGCCGATGGCGTCGATGTGGGCGACCGGGCTGATCTGGGCGGTGTGGCACTACCCGCTGGCGTTCCTCGGCTATACCGCGCTGCCCGATCACACGGTCAGCATGGGGCTGTGGACCGCGGTGTTCGTGCTCTACGAGGTGATGCTGGTCTGGCTGTACGCGAAGAGCGGCACGGTGTGGGTGCCGACGCTCGCGCACGCCGGCAACAACATGGTCACCGGCCTGCTCAGCGAGGAGCTGCTCGGCTCCGTCAGCGACCGCGGCGTGCTGGTCTGCACGGTGCTGGCGCTCGCGGTGGTGTGCCTGCCGATGCTGCGGTCCCGGGTTTTCCGCCGGCCTTTCCGGGCGACCGCGGCGCCGGCCCCGCGCCTGCACTGA
- a CDS encoding glycosyltransferase, producing the protein MSRILFAALASPGHAFPMVPLAVAARAAGHDVWFAAGDHVHAALAGHGLRPFRPADAFYEIYPEDLAPELDRLAPDLVIHGWGLPGAAEAARRKGIRSVWHGAGRLFPDGIGFARPSMDLPHLDICPPSLQSPELTADRIPLRPVPYAEPGPQPTARRGPVPLVFLTMGTAFNTPEVLATALRGLAGLDATVIASTGHNTVEDEIPDNAMVRPWVAQAALLPVVDLVVHHGGSGTMLGALAHGVPQLILPQGADQFANADAVTRAGAGLRLDEATADGIAAAARLLLADRGGDHRAAARAIQREIAAMPSPAEVVGVLTGS; encoded by the coding sequence GTGTCGCGGATCCTCTTCGCCGCCCTGGCCTCGCCCGGGCACGCGTTCCCGATGGTCCCGCTCGCGGTCGCGGCGCGGGCCGCCGGTCACGACGTGTGGTTCGCCGCCGGTGACCACGTGCACGCGGCGCTGGCCGGGCACGGGCTCCGGCCGTTCCGCCCGGCGGACGCGTTCTACGAGATCTACCCGGAGGACCTGGCGCCGGAGCTGGACCGGCTGGCGCCGGACCTGGTGATCCACGGCTGGGGTCTGCCCGGCGCCGCCGAGGCCGCGCGGCGGAAGGGCATCCGCAGCGTCTGGCACGGTGCCGGGCGGCTCTTCCCGGACGGCATCGGCTTCGCCCGGCCGTCGATGGACCTGCCGCACCTGGACATCTGCCCGCCGTCGTTGCAGTCCCCGGAGCTGACCGCCGACCGGATCCCGCTGCGCCCGGTCCCCTACGCCGAGCCGGGCCCGCAACCCACCGCACGTCGCGGCCCCGTGCCGCTGGTCTTCCTGACCATGGGCACCGCGTTCAACACGCCGGAGGTGCTCGCCACCGCGCTGCGGGGCCTGGCCGGTCTGGACGCCACCGTGATCGCCTCGACGGGGCACAACACCGTAGAAGACGAAATTCCGGACAATGCCATGGTACGGCCGTGGGTCGCGCAGGCCGCGCTGTTGCCGGTCGTGGACCTCGTCGTGCACCACGGTGGCAGCGGGACCATGCTCGGCGCGCTCGCCCACGGCGTACCGCAGCTGATTCTCCCGCAGGGCGCCGACCAGTTCGCGAACGCGGACGCGGTGACGAGGGCCGGCGCCGGGCTGCGGCTCGACGAGGCCACGGCGGACGGGATCGCCGCCGCGGCCCGGCTGCTGCTGGCGGACCGGGGCGGCGATCACCGGGCGGCCGCACGCGCGATCCAGCGGGAGATCGCCGCGATGCCGTCACCCGCCGAGGTCGTCGGCGTGCTCACGGGTTCGTGA
- a CDS encoding DoxX family protein — MFAAYVSITLVAALFHATAAVTYLTGHSYPRAQLDMKRMSHRWMPVLGGLLGAGATGLLAGFWLAPLGIAAAAGLVLYFAGALVAHLRVGSRDLVGWAVFFVTALATLGVQLTYHR; from the coding sequence GTGTTCGCCGCCTATGTCTCGATCACGCTCGTCGCCGCGCTGTTCCACGCGACCGCGGCCGTGACGTACCTGACCGGTCACTCGTATCCGCGTGCCCAGCTGGACATGAAGCGCATGTCGCACCGGTGGATGCCGGTCCTCGGCGGGCTGCTGGGCGCGGGCGCGACCGGGCTGCTGGCCGGCTTCTGGCTCGCGCCGCTGGGCATCGCGGCCGCGGCCGGCCTGGTGCTCTACTTCGCCGGCGCGCTCGTCGCCCACCTCCGGGTCGGCTCCCGCGACCTGGTCGGCTGGGCCGTCTTCTTCGTCACCGCGCTCGCCACGCTCGGCGTGCAGCTGACGTATCACCGCTGA
- a CDS encoding rhamnogalacturonan lyase: MKRVKKRYAAVAAGTLLLTGGAVAVAHAAETPAPVVAPAAGDTENLDRGLVSIRTGRGNFLSWRLLASDPAGVAFGVYRDGVKISTARVTNFTDVGAPANATYTVRPSIGGVETLAGEEPVRTLAASQDVPIQVPSGGTTPDGVAYTYAANDASVGDLDGDGAYEIVLKWDPSNAKDNSQSGYTGNVFVDAYRLNGTRLWRIDLGRNIRAGAHYTQFQVFDYDGDGRAEVAMKTADGTRDGGGTVIGNASADHRNGSGYILTGPEYLTVFNGQTGRAAATVDYVPPRGTVSSWGDSYGNRVDRFLAGTAYLNGSYPSIIMARGYYTRTVVAAWDFRNGTLTRKWTFDSNSSTNGSAWAGQGNHQLSVADVDADGRDEIIYGAIAIDDNGAGLWRTNQGHGDALHVGDLIPGRGGLEVFKVDEDGSKYAHYMADARTGAIIWNAPSCGCDNGRGVSADVWAGSPGAESWSSAVDGLRNTSGANVGRKPSSANFVIWWDGDGQRELLDGTTIKKYGTASDTTLLTASGVHSNNGTKATPSLQADILGDWREEVIWPTTNNTALRIYQTTDPTSISRVSLMQDRMYREAVAWQNTAYNQPPHPSFQIS; encoded by the coding sequence ATGAAACGTGTCAAGAAGCGGTACGCCGCGGTCGCCGCCGGCACGCTGCTGCTCACCGGCGGCGCCGTCGCGGTGGCGCATGCGGCCGAGACGCCCGCACCGGTCGTGGCACCGGCCGCCGGTGACACCGAGAACCTCGATCGCGGGCTGGTCAGCATCCGCACCGGCCGCGGCAACTTCCTGTCCTGGCGGCTGCTCGCCTCGGACCCGGCCGGTGTCGCGTTCGGCGTGTACCGCGACGGCGTCAAGATCAGCACCGCGCGGGTCACCAACTTCACGGACGTGGGCGCGCCCGCGAACGCCACCTACACGGTCCGCCCGAGCATCGGTGGCGTCGAGACGCTGGCCGGCGAGGAGCCGGTGCGCACGCTCGCGGCCAGCCAGGACGTGCCGATCCAGGTGCCGTCCGGCGGAACCACACCGGACGGCGTCGCCTACACGTACGCGGCGAACGACGCGTCCGTGGGCGACCTGGACGGCGACGGCGCGTACGAGATCGTGCTGAAGTGGGACCCGTCGAACGCGAAGGACAACTCGCAGTCCGGCTACACCGGGAACGTGTTCGTCGACGCGTACCGGCTGAACGGCACCCGGCTGTGGCGCATCGACCTGGGACGCAACATCCGGGCCGGTGCGCACTACACGCAGTTCCAGGTCTTCGACTACGACGGCGACGGCCGGGCCGAGGTCGCGATGAAGACCGCGGACGGCACCCGGGACGGCGGCGGCACGGTGATCGGCAACGCGAGCGCCGACCACCGGAACGGCTCCGGCTACATCCTCACCGGGCCGGAATACCTGACCGTCTTCAACGGGCAGACCGGGCGTGCCGCGGCCACCGTGGACTACGTGCCGCCGCGCGGGACGGTCAGCAGCTGGGGGGACAGTTACGGCAACCGGGTGGACCGGTTCCTGGCCGGGACCGCGTACCTCAACGGGTCGTACCCGAGCATCATCATGGCGCGTGGGTACTACACCCGTACCGTGGTCGCGGCCTGGGATTTCCGGAACGGCACGCTGACCAGGAAGTGGACGTTCGACAGCAACTCGTCCACCAACGGCTCCGCGTGGGCCGGCCAGGGCAACCACCAGCTGTCCGTCGCGGACGTGGACGCGGACGGCCGGGACGAGATCATCTACGGCGCGATCGCGATCGACGACAACGGCGCCGGGCTGTGGCGCACGAACCAGGGGCACGGCGACGCACTGCACGTCGGCGACCTGATCCCGGGCCGCGGCGGCCTCGAGGTGTTCAAGGTCGACGAGGACGGCAGCAAGTACGCGCACTACATGGCGGACGCCCGGACCGGCGCGATCATCTGGAACGCGCCGTCCTGCGGCTGCGACAACGGCCGCGGCGTCTCCGCGGACGTCTGGGCCGGCAGCCCCGGCGCGGAGTCCTGGTCGAGCGCGGTGGACGGCCTGCGCAACACGTCCGGTGCGAACGTCGGCCGCAAGCCGTCCTCGGCGAACTTCGTGATCTGGTGGGACGGCGACGGCCAGCGCGAGCTGCTGGACGGCACCACCATCAAGAAGTACGGCACGGCGTCGGACACCACACTGCTGACCGCGAGCGGCGTGCACTCCAACAACGGCACCAAGGCGACGCCGTCACTGCAGGCCGACATCCTCGGTGACTGGCGCGAGGAGGTCATCTGGCCGACCACGAACAACACGGCGCTGCGCATCTACCAGACCACGGACCCGACGAGCATCTCGCGCGTGTCGCTGATGCAGGACCGGATGTACCGCGAGGCGGTCGCGTGGCAGAACACGGCGTACAACCAGCCGCCGCACCCCAGCTTCCAGATCAGCTGA
- a CDS encoding VOC family protein translates to MSITTTTHLNFRGDARAALEFYRSVFGGEIAVATHQQAYGTTDPAEAGLVAWGQVHAENGFHVMAFDVPASQSYDAGDKPVYVSVRGADGDEITGYWKGLSDGATIVQDLAPSGWTPLYGMLKDRFGVTWVLDVAVAY, encoded by the coding sequence ATGAGCATCACCACCACCACCCACCTCAACTTCCGCGGCGACGCCCGCGCGGCGCTGGAGTTCTACCGGTCCGTGTTCGGCGGCGAGATCGCGGTCGCCACTCACCAGCAGGCGTACGGCACCACCGACCCGGCCGAGGCCGGCCTGGTCGCCTGGGGCCAGGTGCACGCGGAGAACGGCTTCCACGTGATGGCGTTCGACGTGCCCGCGAGTCAGTCGTACGACGCCGGTGACAAGCCGGTGTACGTCTCGGTCCGCGGCGCCGACGGCGACGAGATCACCGGCTACTGGAAGGGCCTCTCGGACGGCGCCACGATCGTCCAGGACCTCGCGCCGTCCGGCTGGACCCCGCTCTACGGCATGCTCAAGGACCGCTTCGGCGTCACCTGGGTGCTGGACGTCGCGGTGGCCTACTGA
- the ligA gene encoding NAD-dependent DNA ligase LigA, with product MPTTAGNEIAPVVDAAHAAPFDSADDYREAITRMRAAASAYYAGEDIVMDDATYDALFARVSASEAAHPEWAVADSPTEVVAAGGGVVGDVVHSTPMLSLANVFDDDELRQWAARLEKVIGRPVAGFTVEPKIDGMAIAARYAEGKLVQVATRGDGTAGEDVTAQARAVAGLPGTLTRPVTVEVRGEVFMTDDDFAKANELRVAHGGAPFANPRNAAAGTLRAQDRAYLAPLSFLAYAVHDLPDGEGLTHSAAMAAIADLGVTTTAGSPAGMPHCATADELVEAVTALGALRGKLGFDIDGAVIKADAPADRDAAGSSSRAPRWAIAFKFPADTRTSTLTAIEVQVGRTGVITPVAVIAPVQVGGVVVTSATLHNFDDLVRRDVRVGDTVFVRRAGEVIPEITGAKLDERAADSAPFTPPAFCPRCGGEIDRSQKRWRCAQGRACGAAESLAYFAARDSMDIEGLGDKVIRALVAAGMVTDPADLYELDVDAVAALERMGTTSATKLLANIEGSKTQPMSRVLTGLGVRMTGRSMSRRLAKHFGTMDELTGATVEQLQEVDGVGPERATTIAAELAELAPIIAKLAAHGVNMVEPGVVPASERAAAAVPPAGARLPLQNEDGSPMTVVVTGSVPGLTRNEGNEAVERLGGKSSGSVSKKTQLVVVGDGAGSKAAKAEELGVRIMPSDRFAALLAAHDADEEPSLDAF from the coding sequence ATGCCCACCACCGCCGGCAACGAGATCGCCCCCGTCGTCGACGCGGCGCACGCCGCGCCGTTCGACAGCGCCGACGACTACCGCGAGGCGATCACGCGCATGCGGGCGGCCGCCTCGGCGTACTACGCGGGCGAGGACATCGTCATGGACGACGCCACCTACGACGCGCTGTTCGCCCGCGTGTCGGCCAGCGAGGCGGCACACCCCGAGTGGGCGGTGGCGGACTCGCCGACCGAGGTGGTCGCGGCCGGTGGCGGCGTGGTCGGCGACGTCGTGCACAGCACGCCGATGCTGAGCCTGGCCAACGTGTTCGACGACGACGAGCTGCGCCAGTGGGCCGCCCGTCTGGAGAAGGTGATCGGCCGCCCGGTGGCCGGGTTCACGGTCGAGCCGAAGATCGACGGCATGGCGATCGCGGCGCGCTACGCCGAGGGCAAGCTGGTGCAGGTCGCCACGCGCGGCGACGGCACCGCGGGGGAGGACGTGACCGCGCAGGCCCGTGCGGTCGCCGGGCTGCCCGGCACGCTGACCCGGCCGGTCACGGTGGAGGTGCGCGGCGAGGTCTTCATGACCGACGACGACTTCGCCAAGGCCAACGAGCTGCGCGTGGCGCACGGCGGCGCACCGTTCGCGAACCCGCGCAACGCCGCCGCCGGCACGCTCCGCGCACAGGACCGGGCCTACCTCGCGCCGCTGTCCTTCCTGGCGTACGCGGTGCACGACCTGCCGGACGGCGAAGGGCTCACGCACAGCGCCGCGATGGCCGCGATCGCGGACCTCGGCGTCACCACCACCGCGGGCTCACCGGCCGGCATGCCGCACTGCGCGACCGCGGACGAGCTGGTCGAGGCCGTCACCGCGCTCGGCGCGCTGCGCGGCAAGCTCGGCTTCGACATCGACGGCGCCGTGATCAAGGCGGACGCTCCCGCCGACCGGGACGCGGCCGGCTCGTCGAGCCGCGCGCCGCGCTGGGCGATCGCGTTCAAGTTCCCGGCCGACACCCGCACCAGCACGCTGACCGCGATCGAGGTGCAGGTCGGCCGCACCGGCGTGATCACCCCGGTCGCGGTGATCGCGCCGGTCCAGGTCGGCGGCGTCGTGGTCACCTCGGCCACGCTGCACAACTTCGACGATCTGGTCCGGCGGGACGTGCGGGTCGGCGACACCGTGTTCGTCCGCCGGGCCGGCGAGGTCATCCCGGAGATCACCGGCGCGAAGCTGGACGAGCGCGCGGCCGACTCGGCCCCGTTCACGCCGCCGGCGTTCTGCCCGCGCTGCGGCGGCGAGATCGACCGCTCGCAGAAGCGCTGGCGGTGCGCGCAGGGCCGGGCGTGCGGCGCGGCCGAGTCGCTGGCGTACTTCGCGGCGCGCGACTCGATGGACATCGAGGGTCTTGGCGACAAGGTGATCCGCGCGCTGGTCGCGGCCGGCATGGTCACCGACCCGGCCGACCTCTACGAGCTGGACGTGGACGCGGTCGCCGCGCTGGAGCGGATGGGCACCACCTCCGCCACGAAGCTGCTGGCGAACATCGAGGGTTCCAAGACCCAGCCGATGTCCCGCGTGCTGACCGGGCTTGGCGTGCGGATGACCGGGCGATCGATGTCCCGCCGGCTGGCCAAGCACTTCGGCACCATGGACGAGCTGACCGGCGCCACCGTCGAGCAACTGCAGGAGGTGGACGGCGTCGGGCCGGAACGCGCGACCACGATCGCGGCCGAGTTGGCGGAGCTGGCGCCGATCATCGCGAAGCTGGCGGCGCACGGGGTGAACATGGTCGAGCCGGGCGTGGTCCCGGCATCCGAGCGGGCCGCGGCCGCGGTGCCTCCGGCGGGTGCGCGACTGCCGTTGCAGAACGAGGACGGCTCACCGATGACGGTCGTGGTCACCGGCTCCGTCCCCGGCCTGACCCGCAACGAGGGGAACGAGGCGGTCGAGCGGCTGGGCGGCAAGTCCTCCGGCTCGGTGTCGAAGAAGACGCAGCTGGTCGTGGTCGGCGACGGCGCCGGCTCCAAGGCGGCCAAGGCCGAGGAACTGGGCGTGCGGATCATGCCGTCCGACCGGTTCGCCGCGCTGCTGGCCGCGCACGACGCGGACGAGGAGCCGTCGCTGGACGCTTTCTGA